A window of Hevea brasiliensis isolate MT/VB/25A 57/8 chromosome 14, ASM3005281v1, whole genome shotgun sequence contains these coding sequences:
- the LOC110645842 gene encoding glucomannan 4-beta-mannosyltransferase 9, which produces MDPLSSKGITGQLTMIWQVLKAPLILPVLKLLVIICLVMSIMLFIERMYMGVVIVFVKLFGRKPNKRYKWEAMKDDIELGNSAYPLVLVQIPMYNEKEVYQLSIGAACGLSWPSDRIIIQVLDDSTDPAIKSMVEIECQRWASKGINIKYEIRDNRNGYKAGALKEGMKHSYVKQCDYVAIFDADFQPEPDFLWRTIPFLVHNPHIALVQARWKFVNADECLMTRMQEMSLDYHFTVEQEVGSSTYAFFGFNGTAGVWRISAINEAGGWKDRTTVEDMDLAVRASLKGWKFVYISDLKVKNELPSTFKAYRYQQHRWSCGPANLFKKMAMEIMRNKKVSMWKKFYVIYSFFFVRKIVAHIITFLFYCVVLPATVLVPEVEVPKWGSVYIPSTITLLNAVGTPRSLHLLIFWVLFENVMSLHRTKATFIGLLEAGRVNEWVVTEKLGDALKIKSTAKAPRKPRLRIGERMHLLELGVGAYLFLCGCYDFAFGKNSYFIYLFLQSIAFFIAGIGYVGTFVPSS; this is translated from the exons ATGGATCCTCTTTCTTCTAAAGGTATCACTGGCCAACTTACTATGATTTGGCAAGTATTGAAAGCACCATTGATCTTGCCCGTCTTGAAGTTATTGGTGATAATATGCTTAGTAATGTCAATAATGCTCTTCATTGAAAGGATGTATATGGGTGTTGTCATTGTTTTTGTAAAGTTGTTTGGAAGGAAACCAAACAAAAGGTACAAATGGGAGGCCATGAAGGATGATATTGAGCTTGGCAATTCTGCTTATCCTTTGGTTCTTGTTCAAATTCCAATGTACAATGAAAAAGAG GTTTATCAATTGTCCATCGGAGCTGCATGTGGGCTTTCATGGCCGTCAGATCGAATCATAATCCAAGTGCTTGATGATTCAACAGACCCTGCCATTAAG AGCATGGTGGAAATAGAATGTCAGAGATGGGCAAGCAAAGGAATAAATATAAAGTATGAGATAAGGGATAACAGAAATGGGTACAAAGCAGGAGCTCTTAAAGAAGGAATGAAACACAGTTATGTGAAACAATGTGATTATGTTGCCATTTTTGACGCTGACTTTCAGCCTGAGCCTGACTTCCTTTGGCGCACCATTCCTTTTCTTGTTCACAACCCTCACATTGCTCTTGTTCAAGCTCGCTGGAAATTTG TTAATGCTGATGAATGCTTGATGACAAGGATGCAAGAAATGTCATTGGATTACCATTTCACAGTGGAGCAAGAAGTAGGCTCTTCAACTTATGCCTTCTTTGGATTCAATG GAACTGCTGGTGTATGGAGAATTTCAGCTATCAATGAAGCAGGAGGATGGAAGGATAGAACAACAGTGGAAGATATGGATTTGGCTGTCAGAGCAAGTCTAAAAGGCTGGAAGTTTGTTTATATTTCTGACCTCAAG GTGAAAAATGAATTGCCGAGTACATTCAAAGCGTATCGATACCAGCAACACAGATGGTCTTGTGGCCCTGCAAATCTCTTCAAGAAAATGGCAATGGAAATAATGAGAAACAAG AAAGTGTCGATGTGGAAGAAGTTTTATGTGATCTACAGCTTCTTCTTCGTTAGAAAGATCGTAGCTCATATTATCACATTCCTATTTTATTGTGTTGTTTTGCCTGCAACTGTTTTGGTACCTGAAGTAGAAGTTCCCAAGTGGGGTTCTGTTTATATTCCTTCTACTATTACTCTCCTTAATGCTGTTGGAACTCCAAG ATCACTCCATCTATTGATTTTTTGGGTTCTATTTGAGAATGTCATGTCTCTGCATCGAACCAAGGCAACATTTATAGGTTTGTTGGAGGCAGGAAGAGTGAATGAATGGGTTGTCACTGAAAAGCTAGGAGATGCTCTCAAGATTAAATCAACTGCCAAAGCTCCCAGGAAGCCTCGCCTCAGGATTGGAGAAAG AATGCATCTGCTAGAGCTTGGTGTTGGAGCCTATCTCTTCTTATGTGGGTGCTATGATTTTGCCTTTGGAAAGAACAGTTACTTCATATATCTCTTCCTCCAATCCATAGCCTTCTTCATTGCAGGAATTGGGTATGTTGGGACCTTCGTCCCCAGCTCTTAG
- the LOC131172998 gene encoding uncharacterized protein LOC131172998, with product MSVDRSWMYKRLDVNGFLNPEFEVGVEYFLNFAYAQVDLASNDKIRCPSSKCKNKKYLQRIDVTYHLYKFGFVGAYTQWDAHGEGFTSEFNSLPTSSTSIDDMTQPTDTNNYRSMVMEAMNFDEDMAGVRNCFMGLEQEEPNPNASSFYGLLHDADALLWEGCNNHTRLSAVSQLLNCMSDFHISHNCFDNLLSIIKSMLPDGNLLPSNFYNTKKMMSTLGIGYQKIDVCVNNCMLYYKENSDGTSCFKGCLCHPKPQRTWNVRLGLCTDGFNPFGQHSNPYSCWPVIIIVYNLPPWMAMKKPYMFLNMVIPGPKSPGKSLDVFLRPLIDELKMLWTEGVLTHDIHTKQNFHMKVALLWTVSDFPAYGMLSRWSTHGKLACSYCMEGSKAFVLQHGGKASFFDCHRQFLPLNHPYSRQKDKFKIGVIERSPPPPRLSGDVIQNRVNSLPDIVFGTTSGKQTMPGFGVHHNWVKRSIFWELPYWNSNLIRHNLDVMHVEKNVFDNVFYTVMDVNGKTKDNSKAREDLKVYCKRPKLHLMQYNGRVCKPKATYTLNKEQKQIICQWLKDLRLPYGYASNIARAVSVEDCKFFGLKSHDCHILMQRLIPIAFRDILPKAVWDALTELSHFFRDITATILFVDNIEILEKNIIETICKLEKIFPPGFFDSMEHLPIHIAYEARVGGPVQYHWMYPFKRMFDDHLRGIIPDINDQQLEQLREQDFANWFKEYVEKNEVKERIYQIAQGLRLELDENELQHLVQPSREDEEEEEEEEEEEEDEEEDEDEDKNENDKDDDSDDD from the exons ATGTCTGTAGATCGTAGTTGGATGTATAAGCGATTAGATGTCAATGGCTTCCTTAATCCTGAATTTGAGGTTGGGGTGgagtattttttaaattttgcctATGCACAAGTAGATCTTGCCTCCAATGATAAGATTCGTTGTCCTTCTTCTAAGTGTAAGAACAAGAAATACCTACAAAGAATTGATGTCACCTATCACTTGTATAAATTTGGATTTGTTGGGGCATATACTCAGTGGGATGCACATGGTGAAGGTTTCACATCTGAATTTAATTCTTTACCAACTTCTAGTACTTCAATTGATGATATGACTCAACCAACTGATACAAATAATTATAGAAGTATGGTTATGGAAGCAATGAATTTTGATGAGGATATGGCTGGAGTGAGAAATTGTTTCATGGGCCTTGAACAAGAGGAACCAAATCCAAATGCTTCAAGTTTCTATGGCTTGTTACATGATGCTGATGCTCTCTTATGGGAAGGTTGCAATAATCATACACGCTTATCAGCTGTATCTCAACTATTAAATTGCATGTCAGATTTCCACATTAGTCATAATTGTTTTGACAATTTATTATCAATAATAAAGAGCATGCTACCAGATGGTAATCTCTTGCCAAGCAACTTCTACAACACGAAAAAGATGATGTCAACTCTAGGGATTGGTTATCAAAAAATCGATGTCTGTGTCAACAATTGCATGCTATATTACAAAGAAAACAGTGATGGAACATCAT GCTTCAAAGGTTGTTTATGTCATCCAAAACCGCAGCGCACATG GAATGTTCGTCTTGGATTATGCACTGATGGATTCAATCCCTTTGGGCAACATTCTAATCCTTACTCTTGTTGGCCAGTAATAATTATAGTGTATAACTTACCTCCTTGGATGGCCATGAAAAAACCTTATATGTTCTTGAATATGGTGATTCCGGGTCCTAAAAGCCCTGGCAAGAGTTTGGATGTGTTCTTGAGGCCTTTGATTGATGAGTTGAAAATGTTATGGACTGAAGGAGTTTTGACTCATGATATTCATACTAAGCAGAACTTTCATATGAAAGTAGCACTTTTATGGACAGTAAGTGATTTTCCTGCATATGGTATGTTATCAAGATGGAGCACACATGGAAAATTGGCTTGTTCGTATTGCATGGAAGGTAGTAAAGCTTTTGTTCTTCAACACGGTGGGAAAGCATCATTCTTTGATTGTCATCGCCAATTTCTTCCTCTCAACCATCCATACAGTAGACAAAAAGATAAATTCAAAATAGGTGTCATAGAAAGGAGTCCACCCCCTCCTCGTTTGTCTGGTGATGTTATACAAAATCGGGTAAATTCACTACCTGATATTGTATTTGGGACAACTAGTGGGAAGCAAACAATGCCTGGATTTGGTGTACACCATAATTGGGTCAAGAGGAGTATATTTTGGGAGCTTCCATATTGGAATTCAAATTTAATTCGGCATAATTTAGATGTGATGCATGTAGAGAAGAATGTGTTTGACAATGTATTCTACACAGTTATGGATGTGAATGGGAAAACTAAGGACAACTCCAAAGCAAGAGAGGACTTAAAAGTTTATTGCAAGCGTCCTAAATTACACTTAATGCAATATAATGGTAGAGTATGCAAACCTAAAGCCACTTATACTTTGAATAAAGAACAAAaacaaataatttgtcagtggctAAAGGATTTGAGATTGCCTTATGGATATGCTTCCAACATCGCACGGGCTGTAAGTGTGGAGGACTGTAAGTTTTTTGGATTGAAAAGTCATGACTGCCACATATTGATGCAAAGATTGATCCCAATCGCATTTCGTGACATATTGCCTAAAGCAGTTTGGGATGCATTAACTGAGCTTAGTCATTTTTTTAGGGACATTACTGCAACTATACTATTTGTGGACAATATTGAGATATTAGAAAAAAACATTATTGAAACAATTTGCAAGTTAGAAAAGATATTCCCACCGGGTTTCTTTGACTCAATGGAGCATTTGCCTATTCATATTGCTTATGAGGCCAGAGTAGGTGGACCAGTGCAATATCATTGGATGTATCCATTCAAGCG GATGTTTGATGACCATTTACGAGGTATAATACCAGATATCAATGACCAACAATTGGAACAATTGCGGGAACAAGACTTTGCAAATTGGTTCAAAGAATATGTAGAGAAGAATGAAGTTAAAGAGCGCATCTACCAAATAGCTCAGGGCCTTAGAT TAGAGTTAGATGAAAATGAATTGCAACATTTAGTGCAACCAAGTAGagaggatgaggaggaagaggaggaggaggaggaggaggaggaagacGAAGAGGAAGATGAAGACGAAGACAAAAATGAAAACGATAAAGATGATGATAGTGATGATGATTGA